The following are encoded in a window of Pristis pectinata isolate sPriPec2 chromosome 1, sPriPec2.1.pri, whole genome shotgun sequence genomic DNA:
- the LOC127577021 gene encoding atypical chemokine receptor 3-like, translated as MAGIDFTAFLDYLDEQNISTANETWITCVNGSDCLTWEIYHCMQNVNKNAILYIISFFYILIFISGLGANIIVVYVNVKSIHSRHETHFYILNLAIADLCVVITLPIWVTSFIQHGTWPFGVFMCKFTHLIFSVNLFGSIFFLTCMSVDRYVSVMWFQDSVDRKKVLIRKVICVFIWIFALLVSVPDLIFLKVNSNHQGAPICHLSYPEDNFREWMAGMEICCIIIGFLIPFLVIAVFYFLLATAIPIANDPERKNSRKIIFVYVIVFLICWFPYHSILFLDVLWFLDLLSFSCQLENFIIISLHITQCLSLIHCCVNPILYSFINKNYRYDLMKAFIVKYSVKSGIMKLMDTTETECCILECS; from the coding sequence ATGGCAGGCATTGACTTCACTGCTTTCTTGGATTACTTGGATGAGCAGAATATTTCGACAGCAAATGAAACCTGGATCACTTGTGTAAATGGCTCCGATTGTTTGACCTGGGAAATTTATCATTGTATGCAAAATGTCAATAAGAATGCTATCCTATACATAATATCATTCTTTTACATCCTGATTTTTATCAGTGGTTTGGGGGCCAACATTATTGTGGTCTATGTGAATGTGAAGTCAATTCACTCAAGACATGAAACACACTTCTACATCCTGAACCTGGCCATTGCAGACTTGTGTGtggtaattactctccctatctGGGTCACATCCTTCATTCAACATGGCACTTGGCCTTTTGGAGTGTTCATGTGCAAATTTACTCACCTCATCTTCAGTGTCAACCTGTTTGGGAGTATCTTCTTCCTAACATGTATGAGTGTGGACAGGTATGTATCAGTGATGTGGTTCCAAGATTCTGTTGACCGAAAGAAAGTGTTGATCCGTAAAGTTATCTGTGTGTTTATCTGGATTTTTGCCTTACTGGTATCAGTTCCAGATTTAATTTTCTTGAAAGTGAATAGCAATCATCAGGGTGCGCCCATCTGTCATTTATCTTACCCTGAGGACAACTTCAGAGAATGGATGGCTGGGATGGAAATTTGTTGCATCATTATAGGATTTCTTATCCCATTCCTCGTTATTGCAGTTTTTTATTTCCTCCTAGCAACAGCCATCCCAATTGCAAATGATCCAGAGAGGAAAAATAGCCGGAAGATAATATTTGTCTATGTGATTGTTTTCCTAATCTGTTGGTTTCCTTACCACTCTATTCTGTTTCTTGATGTTTTGTGGTTCCTAGATCTTTTATCTTTCAGTTGTCAGCTAGAAAATTTCATTATTATTTCCCTTCACATCACTCAGTGTCTATCTCTAATACATTGCTGTGTCAATCCCATACTCTACAGTTTCATTAATAAAAACTATAGATATGATCTTATGAAAGCTTTCATTGTCAAATACTCTGTCAAATCCGGCATCATGAAACTTATGGATACTACAGAAACGGAGTGCTGCATACTAGAGTGTTCCTAA